One window of the Megalops cyprinoides isolate fMegCyp1 chromosome 2, fMegCyp1.pri, whole genome shotgun sequence genome contains the following:
- the ppp1r3g gene encoding protein phosphatase 1 regulatory subunit 3G: protein MSLHKEGSPHQEKNVPLSDLHWLVENYMDIDSTQESDSPAPPENGNQTEDDYEDLEEQEILLKDRRRAKSLPAYPEQANLLEEISQSCRKRVKFADALGLNLASVKHFNATEDPHIPSKVFSRLQSFPPQPERELFGEIADKFKSTFAVDCLIPTFKMPVETNDFDTRVQRCHVALEKVTVTRFDVRGVIRALTSGCCKHEVGVRYTFNDWLSFMDAQALPVSGEDNATTGKHFVFTMYTPPFLDPSSSVHFAVYSKTDQGEFWDNNDGKNYTLKYHCMSTYETAAFDDT from the coding sequence ATGTCACTACACAAGGAGGGCTCACCTCACCAAGAGAAAAACGTTCCCTTGTCAGACCTTCACTGGCTTGTAGAAAACTACATGGATATCGACAGCACTCAAGAGTCTGACTCACCTGCGCCACCCGAAAACGGCAATCAGACAGAGGATGATTACGAGGACTTGGAGGAGCAGGAGATCCTGTTAAAAGACAGGCGGAGGGCGAAATCCCTGCCCGCGTACCCGGAGCAGGCTAACCTCTTAGAAGAAATTTCGCAGAGTTGCAGGAAGAGAGTAAAGTTTGCGGATGCGCTAGGACTCAACTTGGCTAGCGTGAAGCACTTTAACGCTACTGAAGACCCTCACATTCCTTCCAAAGTATTTTCAAGGTTACAGAGCTTCCCTCCTCAGCCGGAACGCGAGCTCTTTGGAGAGATAGCTGACAAATTCAAATCCACCTTTGCCGTGGACTGTTTGATTCCCACATTCAAGATGCCAGTGGAGACAAACGATTTTGACACTCGGGTCCAACGGTGTCACGTAGCTTTAGAAAAAGTTACTGTCACTCGATTTGACGTCCGAGGCGTGATCAGAGCTCTCACTTCGGGATGCTGTAAGCATGAGGTGGGGGTGAGGTACACGTTCAACGACTGGCTTTCATTCATGGATGCGCAAGCGTTACCCGTGTCAGGCGAGGATAATGCTACCACTGGCAAGCACTTCGTGTTCACCATGTACACGCCTCCGTTTTTGGACCCCAGCTCCTCGGTGCACTTCGCAGTGTATTCCAAGACTGACCAGGGTGAGTTCTGGGACAACAACGATGGAAAGAATTACACCTTGAAGTATCACTGCATGTCGACCTATGAGACCGCCGCATTCGATGATACTTAA